The following are encoded together in the Acidobacteriota bacterium genome:
- a CDS encoding VWA domain-containing protein: MGTKPIRRAAVLSLICLVGLTWGVGPTAQEPFDFDDSAGIIELAIVLDTSGSMKTLIDAARLTMWDVVNELTQLDPPPQLRVALLTYGNSKNGRENGYVRIESPLTADLDLVSERLFQLETSGGEENVARVLQAAVEQLAWTDSVDSIKLVFIAGNESAEQDKLVDLRSVALDALGKDLVVHAVYCGREQKPDAESWKVLAEMASGQFASINHRTAALLAETPFDGEMAELSTALNQTYVPFGEAGKGRLKIQTAQDENAQSLNAATAATRAQTKAGALYSQTWDVVDVLQSGQIELYEIDEAELPEVMREMTYAERESYIEQQFRKRQEIRQQILLLSAQRRDHVAGQAKKKGIDGSRTFDGVVRRAIRKQLSEKGFRPESP, from the coding sequence ATGGGAACCAAGCCTATACGAAGGGCCGCTGTCCTGAGTCTGATCTGCCTGGTCGGCCTGACGTGGGGCGTCGGACCGACGGCCCAGGAGCCGTTCGACTTCGACGATTCGGCAGGGATCATCGAACTGGCAATCGTGCTGGACACCAGCGGCTCGATGAAGACTCTGATCGACGCCGCGCGCTTGACGATGTGGGATGTGGTCAACGAGTTGACACAGCTCGATCCACCGCCGCAACTCCGGGTAGCGTTGCTGACCTATGGAAACAGCAAGAACGGGCGCGAAAACGGGTACGTCCGTATCGAGTCTCCGCTGACCGCGGATCTGGATCTCGTCTCCGAGCGCCTGTTTCAACTCGAGACCAGCGGGGGTGAGGAGAACGTCGCTCGCGTCCTGCAGGCGGCCGTGGAACAGTTGGCCTGGACCGACTCTGTCGACAGCATCAAGCTTGTGTTCATTGCGGGAAACGAGTCGGCCGAGCAGGACAAGCTGGTCGACCTGCGCTCGGTGGCCCTCGATGCACTGGGTAAGGACCTCGTGGTTCACGCCGTCTACTGTGGACGAGAGCAGAAGCCCGACGCGGAGTCGTGGAAGGTCCTCGCCGAGATGGCCAGCGGTCAGTTCGCCTCGATCAATCACCGCACCGCGGCACTGTTGGCCGAGACGCCGTTCGATGGAGAAATGGCCGAACTGAGCACGGCGCTCAACCAGACCTACGTGCCCTTCGGCGAGGCCGGCAAGGGGCGCCTCAAGATCCAGACCGCTCAGGACGAGAATGCCCAGTCGCTGAACGCCGCCACTGCGGCGACCCGGGCCCAGACCAAGGCCGGGGCGCTGTACTCGCAGACATGGGATGTCGTCGATGTCCTGCAATCGGGTCAAATCGAGCTCTACGAGATCGACGAGGCCGAGTTGCCGGAGGTCATGCGTGAGATGACCTACGCCGAACGAGAGTCCTATATCGAGCAACAGTTCCGGAAACGCCAGGAGATCCGGCAGCAGATCTTGCTGCTCAGCGCGCAGCGACGGGACCACGTTGCCGGGCAGGCCAAGAAGAAGGGGATCGACGGCTCGCGCACCTTCGACGGAGTGGTCCGTCGCGCGATTCGCAAGCAGTTGTCCGAGAAGGGCTTTCGGCCCGAGAGTCCCTGA
- a CDS encoding glycosidase, giving the protein MTDPSKSSPSPKGVMFNAYPDSIGRNLADAVKLLRRPELEGCFSLFYILPTFFHSDLDRGFSIIDYEFNEELVTAKDIEALRKLGLGLKFDLVLNHLSVGSPQFQDMLRNGDDSEYKDFFIDWNDFWRGEGQMGPNGHIVPKKKHLDKLFMRKPGLPILDVRFPDGSHRPYWNTFYQKVSYPELTPEDLLEIEGLTHKEAVTLARICTEELETHGGVNDLDVDRFSCSREDVIQIVERKRHYLGQMDLNANSEKVWEFYDETLGKLRRFGARMVRLDAFAYLHKQPGEMNFFNKPGTWEYLERLRQMARRHDLILLPEIHSRYGQGLHEEVAGEGFPVYDFFFPGLVIDALDRGTNTHLLNWAREIVSKKLRTINMLGCHDGIPVLDLSGESGDAREGLLSDEQIEGMIGRILDRGGRVKNLYGADGKKIGYYQVNATFFSALGEDEMKLRLARAIQLFMPGTPQIWYLDLFAGRNDYLAADRGGTGGHKEINRTTMKMEDVEAQLGRIVVRNQLQLIRLRNNSKAFDGTLTIHDCEENELRMTWTNGDSVASLSANLFDYTFVVTHRNDAGEEIRLSYG; this is encoded by the coding sequence ATGACCGACCCATCGAAATCGTCCCCGTCGCCGAAGGGCGTGATGTTCAACGCCTACCCCGACAGCATCGGCCGCAACCTGGCCGACGCGGTGAAACTGCTGCGACGACCGGAGCTCGAGGGATGTTTCTCGCTGTTCTACATCCTGCCCACGTTCTTCCACAGCGACCTGGACCGCGGTTTCTCGATTATCGATTACGAGTTCAACGAGGAACTCGTCACGGCGAAGGACATCGAGGCCCTCCGGAAACTCGGCCTCGGCCTCAAGTTCGACCTGGTGCTGAATCACCTCTCCGTGGGATCTCCGCAATTTCAGGACATGCTGCGAAATGGGGACGACTCTGAGTACAAGGACTTCTTCATCGACTGGAACGATTTCTGGCGGGGCGAGGGCCAGATGGGCCCCAACGGCCACATCGTCCCGAAGAAGAAGCACCTGGACAAGCTGTTCATGCGCAAGCCGGGACTGCCGATTCTCGACGTACGCTTCCCGGACGGCTCCCATCGGCCGTACTGGAACACGTTCTACCAGAAGGTGAGCTACCCGGAGCTGACTCCGGAGGACCTTCTGGAGATCGAAGGACTGACTCACAAGGAAGCGGTGACGCTTGCGCGGATCTGCACCGAGGAACTGGAAACCCATGGAGGGGTGAACGACCTCGACGTCGACCGATTCTCGTGCAGCCGGGAAGACGTCATCCAGATCGTCGAGCGCAAGCGCCACTACCTCGGGCAGATGGACCTGAACGCGAACTCCGAGAAGGTCTGGGAATTCTATGACGAAACGCTGGGCAAGCTGCGACGGTTCGGCGCCCGGATGGTTCGTCTGGACGCGTTTGCCTACCTACACAAGCAACCCGGCGAGATGAACTTCTTCAACAAACCGGGGACGTGGGAGTATCTCGAGCGGCTGCGGCAGATGGCCCGCCGTCACGATCTTATCCTCCTGCCCGAGATCCACTCGAGGTACGGACAGGGCCTTCACGAGGAGGTCGCCGGGGAGGGTTTTCCGGTCTACGACTTCTTCTTCCCCGGCCTGGTGATCGACGCCCTCGATCGCGGTACGAACACCCACCTGCTGAACTGGGCCCGTGAGATCGTGTCGAAGAAGCTCCGCACGATCAACATGCTCGGCTGCCATGACGGCATCCCGGTGCTCGATCTGAGCGGCGAGTCCGGCGACGCGCGCGAGGGCCTTCTGAGCGACGAGCAGATCGAGGGCATGATCGGCCGGATCCTCGATCGGGGTGGTCGAGTCAAGAATCTGTACGGTGCCGACGGCAAGAAGATCGGCTACTACCAGGTCAACGCCACGTTCTTCAGCGCCCTCGGCGAGGACGAGATGAAGCTGCGCCTGGCGCGGGCGATCCAGCTGTTCATGCCGGGCACTCCGCAGATCTGGTATCTGGATCTGTTCGCCGGGCGGAACGACTACCTGGCGGCGGATCGGGGCGGCACCGGTGGGCATAAGGAGATCAACCGGACGACGATGAAGATGGAGGACGTCGAGGCCCAGCTGGGGCGCATCGTCGTCCGGAACCAGCTCCAGCTGATCCGGCTGCGTAACAACTCCAAGGCCTTCGACGGCACGCTGACGATTCACGACTGTGAAGAGAACGAATTGCGCATGACCTGGACCAACGGGGACTCCGTTGCCTCACTGAGCGCGAACCTGTTCGATTACACGTTTGTAGTGACCCATCGGAACGACGCCGGCGAGGAAATCCGGCTGTCGTACGGCTAG
- a CDS encoding HAD family hydrolase encodes MKILATDLDRTLLPNGHWEGDPQAIEMFNELTVRHDTLVVYVTGRNLDLTEKAIEEYGVRHPDVLCGDVGTTIRRFEQGRWTPDPGWDAHVKQASPRWDAAAIRDAVAGIEGMREQESEHQNAFKQSYYVEHERRETVLEQVDGRIKGKFDEVIVYSFDSHDGKGLLDFLPASATKQTALEYAAQAYGCPKGEVVFCGDSGNDIFPLTAGFRGVLVRNADEQLVANVKQAQERNPALTVYFAKGDFRGLNGYYTSGVIEGAYHYGLFA; translated from the coding sequence ATGAAGATACTTGCGACCGATCTGGACCGGACGCTGCTGCCCAACGGCCACTGGGAGGGCGACCCACAGGCGATCGAGATGTTCAACGAGCTGACCGTGCGACACGACACGCTCGTCGTCTACGTCACGGGCCGCAATCTCGATCTCACGGAGAAGGCGATCGAGGAGTACGGCGTGCGTCACCCGGACGTGCTCTGCGGCGACGTAGGAACGACGATTCGCAGGTTCGAGCAGGGCCGCTGGACGCCGGACCCGGGCTGGGATGCCCACGTGAAGCAGGCGAGCCCGCGCTGGGACGCCGCAGCGATCCGCGACGCCGTTGCCGGGATCGAGGGCATGCGCGAACAGGAGAGCGAGCACCAGAACGCGTTCAAGCAGAGCTACTACGTCGAACACGAGCGCAGGGAGACCGTGCTGGAGCAGGTCGACGGCCGGATCAAGGGCAAGTTCGACGAGGTCATCGTCTACAGCTTCGACTCGCACGACGGCAAGGGCCTGCTCGACTTCCTACCGGCCAGCGCGACCAAGCAGACGGCCCTGGAATACGCGGCGCAGGCTTACGGCTGCCCCAAGGGCGAGGTCGTGTTCTGTGGCGACAGCGGCAACGACATCTTCCCGCTGACCGCCGGCTTCCGCGGCGTCCTCGTGCGCAACGCGGACGAGCAACTCGTGGCCAATGTGAAACAGGCGCAGGAACGGAACCCGGCGCTCACGGTTTACTTCGCGAAGGGCGACTTCCGCGGTCTGAACGGCTACTACACCAGTGGCGTCATCGAGGGGGCTTACCACTACGGTCTTTTCGCCTGA
- a CDS encoding HAD-IIB family hydrolase produces MPDRKPLHLMMFSIHGLLRGRRPELGRDPDTGGQILYVLELARVLGEQPEVASVDLITRLIEDPDVDDDYALPVEPLGPNVSIRRIRCGPRRYIRKELLWSHLDEFVDHVIDDLRSRGAVPDLVHGHYADAGYVAARVSSLLNLPMAFTGHSLGRVKLARLLEQGTPADRIEKKYHITRRIEAEETALDHAGVVVASTQQEVEEQYAEYENYHPRRMVVIPPGVDLESFTTRGIRRSPRSNPAFARVARFLRDPKKPMVLAISRADPRKNVLRLVEAYATNDELRERANLVLVLGNRKRIDDLDPGAAEVLTDVLKLIDEYDLYGKVAYPKSHEREDISRFYRLAAETRGVFVNPALTEPFGLTLLEAAASGVPVVGTADGGPRDILARCRNGTLVDPLSCEEIGSALLDAIKDRKQWLRWSRAGVRGSKRYSWSAHAERTVKTVRKLVGKAERDRRFFAVKGRLITFDRLVVADIDNTLIGDRRGLRELIKTLRDSDAEVAFAIATGRSIALTREVLNRWKIPTPQVLITSVGSAIRYGSKLVEDYGWERHIRYRWKPERLREAMKGLPGVELQGPEGQSRYKISYDVDPEKMPPLPEIRARLRRRRLQAKLIFSHNAYLDVLPIRASKGMAVRYFCLRWGIPIENCLVAGDSGNDEEMLTGKTLGVVVGNHDPDLEKLRGHSQVYFADGHNAWGILEGIEHYDFLGEIRVPAIDPRGVTEAIVPYGGVASETRIAVSASALPDPAKS; encoded by the coding sequence ATGCCGGATCGCAAGCCTCTGCACCTGATGATGTTCAGCATCCACGGCCTCTTGCGTGGACGGCGCCCGGAACTGGGTCGCGACCCGGACACCGGAGGACAGATCCTCTACGTCCTCGAGTTGGCCCGGGTGCTCGGGGAGCAGCCTGAGGTCGCGAGCGTCGACCTGATCACGCGGTTGATCGAGGATCCCGACGTCGACGACGACTACGCCCTGCCGGTGGAACCGCTCGGACCGAACGTCTCGATACGGCGTATCCGCTGTGGCCCCCGGCGTTACATCCGCAAGGAACTGTTGTGGTCGCACCTCGACGAGTTCGTCGACCACGTCATCGACGACCTGCGTTCTCGGGGCGCGGTGCCCGATCTGGTCCACGGGCACTATGCCGATGCCGGGTACGTCGCGGCGCGCGTCTCCAGCCTGTTGAACCTGCCGATGGCGTTCACCGGGCACTCGCTCGGCCGGGTCAAGTTGGCACGGTTGCTCGAACAGGGTACGCCGGCGGACCGCATCGAGAAGAAGTACCACATCACCCGCCGCATCGAGGCCGAGGAGACCGCGCTCGATCACGCCGGGGTCGTCGTCGCCAGCACGCAACAGGAAGTCGAGGAACAGTACGCGGAGTACGAGAACTACCACCCGCGCAGAATGGTCGTCATCCCGCCGGGTGTCGACCTGGAGAGCTTCACGACTCGCGGCATCCGGCGCTCGCCACGCTCGAACCCGGCGTTCGCGCGCGTCGCGCGTTTTTTGCGCGACCCGAAGAAGCCGATGGTGCTGGCGATCTCGCGCGCCGATCCGCGAAAGAACGTGCTGCGGCTGGTCGAGGCCTACGCCACGAACGACGAACTGCGCGAGCGTGCCAACCTGGTGCTGGTGCTCGGCAACCGCAAGCGCATCGACGATCTCGACCCCGGCGCCGCCGAAGTCCTGACCGACGTGCTCAAGCTGATCGACGAGTACGATCTGTACGGCAAGGTGGCCTATCCGAAATCGCACGAACGCGAGGACATCTCGCGCTTCTACAGGCTGGCGGCCGAGACCCGCGGCGTGTTCGTCAACCCGGCGCTTACCGAGCCATTCGGTCTGACGTTGCTGGAGGCCGCGGCCAGCGGGGTGCCGGTCGTGGGCACGGCCGACGGCGGACCGCGCGATATCCTCGCGCGGTGCCGGAACGGCACGCTTGTCGATCCGTTGTCCTGCGAGGAGATCGGATCGGCGCTGCTCGACGCGATCAAGGACCGCAAGCAGTGGCTCCGCTGGTCACGGGCCGGGGTCCGCGGCTCCAAACGTTACTCCTGGTCGGCGCACGCCGAACGCACCGTGAAGACGGTGCGTAAGCTGGTCGGCAAGGCGGAGCGCGACCGACGCTTCTTTGCGGTCAAGGGCCGCCTGATCACCTTTGATCGCCTCGTCGTGGCCGACATCGACAACACGTTGATCGGCGATCGCAGGGGACTGCGAGAACTGATCAAGACCCTCCGCGACTCCGACGCCGAGGTCGCCTTCGCGATCGCCACCGGCCGCAGCATCGCCCTGACCCGCGAGGTGCTCAACCGATGGAAGATCCCCACACCGCAGGTGCTGATCACCTCCGTCGGCAGTGCCATCCGCTACGGCTCGAAACTGGTCGAGGACTACGGCTGGGAGCGGCACATCCGTTATCGCTGGAAACCGGAGCGGCTGCGCGAGGCGATGAAGGGACTGCCCGGCGTCGAACTGCAGGGGCCGGAGGGCCAGAGTCGCTACAAGATCAGTTATGACGTGGACCCGGAGAAGATGCCCCCGCTGCCTGAGATCCGTGCCCGGCTTCGCCGGCGCCGCCTGCAGGCCAAGCTCATCTTCTCGCACAACGCATACCTCGATGTGCTTCCGATCCGAGCCTCCAAGGGAATGGCGGTGCGCTATTTCTGCCTGCGCTGGGGAATCCCGATCGAGAACTGCCTCGTGGCCGGCGATTCGGGGAACGACGAGGAGATGTTGACCGGCAAGACGCTCGGCGTCGTGGTCGGCAATCACGACCCCGATCTGGAAAAACTGCGTGGTCATTCGCAGGTCTATTTCGCCGACGGGCACAACGCCTGGGGCATCCTGGAAGGGATCGAGCACTACGACTTCCTGGGCGAGATTCGAGTCCCGGCGATCGATCCGAGGGGCGTCACGGAGGCAATAGTCCCTTACGGCGGAGTTGCTTCAGAGACCCGCATTGCAGTCTCTGCGTCGGCGCTTCCGGATCCCGCTAAGTCGTAG
- a CDS encoding sulfatase-like hydrolase/transferase has translation MGRIQDRLRRVSLCVTLTGIVALPLLFVSCNQPADESPRLVVVYTTCSLNKDYIAPYSADAIYTPNLKRFAEKSRVFARHHTEAGESGIAFASIYTGGDVRTHEVYHHPSRIPNEIEMLSESLHAAGYDTHFWDAHEMSSKRFNYGQGVDFEQVYQGLLRDKSAPFVRILERLAQDPTYKVAIIHNNAIPHWPYANPDMVAGFGKHYPEHTRDVDWKRASKMHLLFQEQMLELQYNYPETIEKLGLSGDDADQLAAYLEAAYKTQINILDGIFGGVMDAIREAGLEDDSLVAFTSDHGELMYRENAPFKWTHSFQLSHEVMNVPLIIRSGRLGIPSKPYDAVTRSIDLAPTLTGLLGLEFEDRPDSVDLSRAVLGKEPEPALKAWFHTSFAPEVWSEEETEQWKDITLANSLFPGYKPETIWVGLRDGDTLFKHRTLDGTNYVCEAYDLAADPWEQNDLFDPELPAHAEARTMLGEYKAGLVEAFAAHVVENDPELDEKRLEALKSLGYVQ, from the coding sequence TTGGGTCGCATACAAGATCGGCTGCGTCGCGTGTCGTTGTGCGTCACCCTGACGGGGATTGTGGCGCTCCCGCTTCTATTCGTGTCGTGCAATCAGCCCGCCGACGAATCGCCACGCCTGGTTGTTGTGTACACAACCTGCTCTCTGAACAAGGACTACATTGCCCCGTACTCGGCCGACGCGATCTACACGCCAAACCTGAAACGGTTCGCCGAGAAGAGTCGCGTCTTCGCTCGCCATCACACCGAGGCGGGAGAGTCGGGTATCGCGTTCGCGTCGATCTACACCGGGGGCGACGTCCGGACCCACGAGGTGTACCACCACCCCAGCCGGATTCCGAACGAGATCGAGATGCTCTCGGAGTCGCTTCACGCCGCCGGTTACGACACGCATTTCTGGGACGCGCATGAGATGTCGTCCAAGCGTTTCAATTACGGCCAGGGCGTGGACTTCGAGCAGGTGTACCAGGGGTTGTTGAGAGACAAGTCGGCGCCGTTCGTCCGGATTCTAGAGCGGCTGGCCCAGGATCCAACCTACAAAGTGGCGATCATCCACAACAACGCCATCCCTCATTGGCCCTACGCCAATCCGGACATGGTTGCCGGTTTCGGGAAACACTATCCCGAGCACACCCGCGACGTCGACTGGAAACGGGCATCGAAGATGCACCTGTTGTTCCAGGAGCAGATGCTCGAGCTCCAGTACAATTACCCGGAGACGATCGAAAAGCTGGGGCTGTCCGGAGACGACGCCGACCAACTTGCGGCGTATCTGGAGGCCGCGTACAAGACGCAGATCAACATTCTTGACGGCATCTTCGGCGGCGTGATGGATGCGATCCGCGAAGCGGGCCTCGAAGATGACAGCCTCGTGGCGTTCACGTCGGATCACGGTGAGTTGATGTACCGCGAGAACGCGCCGTTCAAGTGGACCCACAGTTTTCAGCTGAGTCACGAGGTGATGAACGTTCCGCTGATCATTCGCTCAGGACGTCTGGGCATCCCCAGCAAGCCGTACGACGCCGTGACGCGGTCGATCGATCTGGCGCCGACGCTGACAGGTTTGCTCGGCCTCGAGTTCGAAGACCGCCCAGATAGCGTCGACCTTTCACGCGCGGTGCTCGGCAAAGAGCCCGAACCCGCGTTAAAGGCATGGTTCCACACCTCCTTCGCGCCGGAAGTCTGGTCGGAGGAAGAGACCGAGCAGTGGAAGGACATCACGCTGGCGAATTCGCTGTTCCCCGGCTACAAACCCGAAACCATCTGGGTTGGCTTGAGAGACGGGGACACGCTATTCAAACACAGGACGCTCGATGGGACGAACTACGTCTGCGAAGCGTACGATCTCGCCGCGGATCCGTGGGAACAAAACGACTTGTTCGATCCCGAGCTTCCCGCTCACGCCGAGGCGCGCACGATGCTTGGTGAATACAAGGCCGGGCTCGTCGAAGCGTTCGCTGCCCACGTGGTAGAAAATGATCCGGAGCTGGATGAAAAGCGCCTCGAGGCGTTGAAGTCCCTGGGCTACGTCCAGTAG
- a CDS encoding cation:proton antiporter yields the protein MHEIAVDLLILLAGIWLVAVTLRRLGLPTVMGELIVGVLVGPAVFGLIEPSEAITLLAEIGIFFLMFHAGVETQPTEFFHALKRSLGVAIVGAAVPFAVSFGVATAFGLDRVAATFVGLTMTATAVVITLKSLKDLGLANTRLARIIIASCVIDDLLTLVFFGLIVGVLSGGSFEPISVAITVGKVALFFAVAVLVGRFIYPRLNLPFRSEGGKGFTFILLAAFALGLFAEAIGLHMILGAYLAGLFFETKVAHPNLVKVVLDRSYGIAYSFLGPIFFISLGFSITFDIGASEIAFLSLLTGAVIVGQIVSAGGMAMQMGLPAREALTVGVGMCGRAELAFILASLALTQGVIGQSVFSVLIFTAFVLNLFTPLALKGCAVMLEGRAVRQDGATRGVLQVDKFTPAFTQKGLEGLLPQALPDLADGVVVYGYGPEVESLMSELERRGLPTVVIEEDESVARRLHEQGQRVVHAILAEKALDLGPLVRARALVANGDDDKNAVLTLEAREQGFSGPIVALVREPRKQAALMLAGATATFTPTRVLAATIAARASVKISPRVEGVQPLGPHLEVAELRLHDASPLAHQTLAGAAIRTKFGIDIVGQWLEEELLSAPAPDEPLQPGTILIAVGSPENIRGLREMARPITHERRLIVVGHGKVGKPMTRFLRDAGEEVCVVDLVDGEGVDVVGDVLEQEVLGQVGVTHARAVILNLGDDSTTQIVAKVIRQHAPDLPIIAGVMLGGNVSRIQKAGVDSAISLSQVAGQLLTRHVLGETVSLQPRIKLVKTGPGPIKGKHPHRARIRERTDCSVVAVERDGAVLMDYPPEFRLAAEDALFICGTTQAVNRYYDEFPASHL from the coding sequence GTGCACGAAATCGCCGTCGATCTACTCATCCTGCTCGCCGGCATCTGGCTGGTTGCGGTCACACTGCGTCGGCTCGGCCTGCCAACGGTGATGGGAGAGCTGATCGTCGGCGTACTGGTCGGCCCGGCGGTCTTTGGCCTGATCGAGCCCAGCGAGGCGATCACCCTGCTGGCCGAGATCGGCATCTTCTTTCTGATGTTCCACGCCGGGGTCGAGACGCAGCCCACGGAGTTCTTCCACGCCCTCAAGCGCTCACTGGGCGTCGCCATCGTCGGCGCGGCGGTCCCCTTCGCGGTCAGCTTCGGCGTGGCCACCGCCTTCGGCCTTGACCGGGTCGCCGCGACGTTCGTCGGGCTGACCATGACCGCCACGGCGGTGGTGATCACGCTGAAGAGCCTCAAGGACCTGGGGCTGGCCAACACGCGGCTGGCCCGCATCATCATCGCCAGCTGCGTGATCGATGATCTGCTGACGCTGGTGTTCTTCGGGTTGATCGTCGGCGTGCTCTCGGGGGGCAGCTTCGAGCCGATCAGCGTCGCGATCACCGTGGGGAAAGTGGCCCTCTTCTTCGCCGTCGCGGTGCTGGTCGGACGGTTCATCTATCCAAGGCTCAACCTCCCGTTCCGCTCGGAAGGCGGCAAGGGCTTCACATTCATCCTGCTCGCAGCGTTCGCCCTGGGGTTGTTCGCCGAGGCGATCGGACTGCACATGATCCTCGGTGCCTACCTCGCAGGCCTGTTCTTCGAGACCAAGGTGGCTCATCCCAACCTGGTGAAGGTGGTGTTGGATCGCTCGTACGGCATCGCCTATTCGTTCCTGGGTCCGATCTTCTTCATCTCCCTCGGTTTCTCGATCACGTTCGACATCGGCGCTTCGGAGATCGCCTTCCTGTCGTTGCTGACCGGGGCGGTCATCGTGGGCCAGATCGTGAGCGCCGGCGGCATGGCGATGCAGATGGGGCTGCCCGCGCGGGAAGCCCTGACGGTCGGTGTCGGCATGTGCGGTCGGGCCGAGCTGGCGTTCATCCTTGCCTCGCTGGCCCTCACCCAGGGCGTGATCGGCCAGTCGGTCTTTTCGGTGCTGATCTTCACCGCTTTCGTGCTGAACCTGTTTACGCCGCTCGCGCTCAAGGGCTGCGCGGTGATGCTGGAGGGACGAGCCGTCCGGCAGGATGGCGCCACACGCGGCGTGCTGCAGGTCGACAAGTTCACGCCGGCGTTTACACAGAAGGGGCTGGAGGGGCTGCTGCCGCAGGCGCTTCCCGACCTGGCGGACGGTGTCGTCGTCTACGGCTACGGCCCCGAGGTCGAATCGCTGATGTCGGAGTTGGAGCGGCGCGGCCTGCCGACGGTGGTGATCGAGGAGGACGAGTCCGTCGCACGACGCCTTCACGAGCAGGGTCAGCGGGTCGTCCACGCGATCCTCGCCGAGAAGGCACTCGATCTGGGCCCGCTGGTCCGCGCCCGCGCGCTGGTCGCCAACGGCGACGACGACAAGAACGCGGTACTTACGCTGGAGGCCCGCGAGCAGGGCTTCAGCGGACCGATCGTGGCGCTGGTTCGAGAGCCGCGCAAACAGGCGGCACTGATGCTCGCCGGCGCCACCGCGACTTTCACGCCGACACGGGTACTCGCCGCGACGATCGCCGCGCGGGCCAGCGTGAAGATCAGTCCTCGCGTTGAAGGCGTGCAGCCTCTCGGGCCGCACCTCGAGGTCGCGGAGTTGCGTCTGCATGACGCCAGCCCCCTGGCCCATCAAACGCTGGCCGGAGCGGCGATCCGCACGAAGTTCGGGATCGACATCGTGGGCCAGTGGCTCGAAGAGGAACTACTCTCGGCCCCCGCTCCGGACGAGCCGCTGCAGCCCGGAACGATCTTGATCGCGGTCGGAAGCCCCGAGAACATTCGCGGACTCCGCGAGATGGCCCGTCCGATAACCCACGAAAGACGCCTGATCGTGGTCGGACACGGTAAGGTCGGGAAGCCGATGACTCGTTTCTTGCGCGACGCCGGAGAAGAGGTCTGCGTCGTCGACCTGGTCGACGGAGAAGGCGTCGACGTGGTCGGCGATGTTCTCGAGCAAGAGGTGCTCGGGCAAGTGGGCGTCACGCACGCCCGCGCTGTGATTCTCAATCTGGGCGACGACAGTACGACCCAGATCGTAGCCAAGGTCATTCGCCAGCACGCGCCCGATTTGCCGATCATCGCCGGCGTGATGCTCGGCGGGAATGTTAGCCGCATCCAGAAGGCCGGCGTCGACTCCGCGATCTCGCTCAGCCAGGTCGCCGGACAGCTCCTGACCCGGCATGTGCTCGGCGAGACCGTCTCGCTGCAGCCCAGGATCAAGCTCGTCAAGACCGGGCCGGGCCCGATCAAGGGCAAGCACCCACACCGGGCCCGCATTCGGGAGCGCACCGACTGCTCCGTCGTCGCCGTGGAGCGTGACGGCGCGGTGCTGATGGACTATCCGCCCGAGTTCCGCCTCGCCGCCGAAGACGCGCTGTTCATCTGCGGCACGACCCAGGCCGTCAACCGGTATTACGACGAGTTTCCGGCATCGCACCTGTAG